The Methanoregula boonei 6A8 genome has a window encoding:
- a CDS encoding HEAT repeat domain-containing protein, translating to MNDTARTMLVRLVSLYGVSIAHDANRCEGLLRDTCPECNREIFVLVHTVRQHIPDDLLTPRHTLPLALTEAFLVKRLEDELGFSVDVARWAVTSWAEALGRADPAPAPVQELVRVAPEPVSGSTDPALRAQWTEKLRNATRPVRLGIIANLAAAPDATNSRLLIATLENDDWAVREAAFDTLCDPGTSASGLLIDALHEAPEGLTWRIVLVLGALKARDAVGSLLPLLDCSPRVRDAAIWALGEIGDTRAATALMDLIRHADSATGHAAEDALRKIGR from the coding sequence ATGAACGATACCGCACGAACCATGCTTGTCCGCCTGGTCAGCCTGTACGGGGTATCGATCGCTCATGATGCCAACAGGTGCGAAGGTCTGCTGCGCGATACCTGCCCGGAGTGCAACCGGGAGATCTTTGTCCTTGTCCACACGGTACGCCAGCATATCCCTGACGATCTCCTCACCCCCCGCCACACCCTTCCTCTTGCCCTGACCGAGGCGTTTCTTGTAAAGAGGCTGGAGGATGAACTGGGGTTTTCCGTTGATGTGGCACGTTGGGCGGTCACCAGCTGGGCCGAGGCCCTTGGCCGGGCAGACCCGGCTCCTGCGCCGGTGCAGGAATTAGTCAGGGTGGCACCGGAGCCCGTTTCTGGGAGTACTGACCCGGCACTGCGTGCCCAGTGGACCGAAAAACTCAGGAATGCAACCCGGCCGGTCCGGCTTGGGATCATCGCAAATCTCGCGGCAGCACCGGATGCTACTAATTCCCGGCTTCTCATTGCAACTCTGGAAAACGATGACTGGGCTGTAAGGGAGGCAGCATTCGACACTCTCTGCGATCCCGGAACCAGTGCATCCGGGCTGCTTATCGACGCCCTCCACGAGGCGCCCGAAGGGCTGACTTGGCGGATCGTTCTGGTTCTTGGGGCCCTGAAAGCCCGGGATGCCGTAGGATCCTTACTCCCCCTTCTCGACTGCTCACCACGGGTCAGGGATGCCGCCATCTGGGCGCTGGGGGAAATCGGGGATACAAGAGCAGCAACCGCGCTGATGGACCTGATACGCCATGCCGACAGCGCCACCGGACATGCCGCAGAGGATGCACTCAGGAAGATCGGCAGATAA
- the cyaB gene encoding class IV adenylate cyclase gives MLEIELKVRVDALDPLRKNLLARHAEFTGKQHEHDIYYNAPHRDFGTTDEALRVRYTDGPALVTYKGKKIPELNLKAREELNTCVESGEVFETILNRLGFTKTAEVNKWRENYRLGNASFALDTVEGLGTFAEIEIMAENNGEAATAEIMKLAKELGIGGEPILASYLELLLSTR, from the coding sequence ATGCTCGAAATAGAACTCAAGGTACGCGTAGATGCGCTCGATCCCCTCCGTAAGAACCTCCTTGCCCGGCATGCTGAGTTCACCGGAAAGCAGCACGAGCACGATATCTATTACAATGCCCCGCACCGCGATTTCGGCACCACGGATGAGGCCCTGCGGGTCCGGTACACCGATGGCCCGGCTCTTGTGACTTACAAAGGAAAGAAGATCCCCGAACTGAATCTCAAAGCACGGGAAGAGCTTAACACCTGCGTGGAATCCGGCGAGGTCTTCGAGACGATCCTGAACCGGCTCGGGTTTACCAAAACCGCAGAAGTGAACAAGTGGCGGGAGAACTACCGACTGGGGAACGCTTCCTTTGCGCTCGATACCGTCGAGGGCCTGGGTACCTTTGCCGAGATCGAGATCATGGCCGAGAACAATGGTGAAGCTGCCACTGCAGAAATTATGAAACTTGCAAAAGAGTTGGGAATTGGGGGCGAGCCGATCCTCGCCTCGTATCTCGAACTGCTCCTATCTACACGGTGA
- a CDS encoding metallophosphoesterase family protein produces MKDVLLIADLHGQFGKIDSFLELNPEAVFIAGDITNMGPVDMVDDVLSRIDVPCFAVPGNCDPKEILDTLEHSDAVCLHGAQINLGPMTIVGVGGSNPTPFNTPFELTDKQIDDLLVHGMAKMEKTVHNVLISHPPPFETLDVVNGEHVGSQSVRRHMKNFDLVCCAHIHEQRGVKEVDGVKIVNPGPAMDGYCAMLHFGNEAKDIKIELLTV; encoded by the coding sequence ATGAAAGATGTGCTTTTGATAGCAGATCTCCATGGTCAATTCGGTAAAATTGATTCATTTCTGGAATTGAATCCGGAAGCTGTATTTATCGCCGGCGATATCACCAATATGGGTCCGGTGGACATGGTTGATGATGTACTTTCCCGTATCGATGTACCCTGTTTTGCGGTACCGGGCAACTGTGATCCCAAAGAGATCCTCGATACGCTCGAACACTCGGACGCTGTATGCCTGCATGGTGCACAGATAAACCTTGGCCCCATGACGATCGTGGGGGTGGGCGGTTCCAATCCCACGCCGTTTAACACGCCGTTCGAGCTTACCGACAAGCAGATCGATGACTTGCTCGTCCATGGCATGGCAAAGATGGAAAAGACCGTGCACAACGTGCTCATCTCCCACCCACCGCCGTTCGAGACCCTGGATGTGGTCAATGGCGAGCATGTGGGCAGCCAGAGCGTGCGCCGCCATATGAAAAACTTCGACCTTGTCTGCTGCGCCCACATCCACGAGCAGCGGGGCGTAAAAGAGGTCGATGGCGTGAAGATTGTCAACCCCGGTCCTGCAATGGACGGCTACTGTGCCATGCTCCATTTCGGGAACGAGGCAAAAGACATCAAGATCGAACTGCTCACCGTGTAG
- a CDS encoding FKBP-type peptidyl-prolyl cis-trans isomerase gives MTIKEGDFVKLSYTGSANGIVFDTTDEAVAKKADIHSPSAIYGPVTICIGQKHVITGLDEELVGKKVGTEADVTVPPEKAFGERDPKKVQSFPKSKFQEKPVRGMRISVEEHGEGVVVDVIGSRVLVDFNAPLAGQTLTYHYKIEEEVTDPLEQLKGIIRLYAGKDMEASLDEGKATITLPPGINYDRRWLLWRGRIIHEGFESVKGINEITLVETYKKPEKREE, from the coding sequence ATGACAATAAAAGAAGGAGATTTTGTAAAACTCAGTTATACGGGCAGCGCAAACGGTATTGTTTTCGATACCACCGATGAGGCTGTAGCAAAGAAGGCAGATATCCACAGCCCGTCCGCGATCTATGGCCCGGTCACAATCTGCATTGGCCAAAAGCACGTGATCACCGGCCTTGACGAGGAACTGGTAGGAAAGAAGGTAGGTACCGAGGCTGATGTCACCGTCCCACCGGAAAAGGCCTTTGGGGAGCGCGACCCGAAAAAGGTCCAGTCATTCCCCAAGAGCAAGTTCCAGGAAAAGCCCGTCCGCGGGATGCGCATCTCTGTTGAGGAGCACGGCGAAGGTGTAGTTGTTGATGTGATCGGCTCCCGGGTTCTCGTTGACTTCAACGCCCCCCTTGCCGGCCAGACCCTCACGTATCACTACAAGATTGAGGAAGAAGTCACCGATCCGCTGGAGCAGCTCAAGGGGATTATCCGGCTCTATGCGGGGAAGGACATGGAGGCTTCGCTTGATGAGGGCAAGGCCACCATCACCCTCCCCCCTGGCATCAACTACGATCGGCGCTGGCTTCTCTGGCGCGGCCGGATCATTCACGAAGGCTTCGAGAGTGTTAAGGGGATTAACGAGATCACGCTCGTTGAGACCTACAAGAAGCCGGAAAAGAGGGAAGAATAA
- a CDS encoding protein kinase domain-containing protein yields the protein MVAVPLSSGQRLRARQLQTDLQVIKKIGEGTQGEVYLVDGPQGYQTVKWYRPDQATPEQKDAIAYLVRTGPPYGAAGRRFIWPLDLVTADETRQFGYLMARIDTERFAELGEIWAHLKPVPGIAALCEISYQLANSYRALHLSGHCYRDISAGNLMFDPKTGDVLICDNDNVGINRQSQSQVWGTLEYMAPELIRGECDPSTETDLHALAVLLFYLWVWHHPFHGEMEYRYHCWDIPAKKQVYGINPVFVFDPENTTNRLPYDPDYAIARRRWELCPPGLKALFTRAFTEGLSTPGRRVTEGEWQGLFSSLKDRVMPCPRCRAENIAGENGADFSCWNCKSPIPPLPFLLIRRPGGNASIALALGTTLHAYHTDPGNSNGGGTTEIGRVVSHPAIPGAAGIRNLSESTWRVTFPDGTIAAVPPGKAVPLHPKTSIIIDGISCTIMPPGRETS from the coding sequence ATGGTAGCAGTGCCTCTTTCTTCCGGCCAGCGCCTCCGGGCCCGCCAGCTTCAGACCGACCTGCAGGTAATAAAAAAGATCGGAGAGGGCACTCAGGGCGAGGTGTATCTCGTGGACGGCCCGCAGGGATACCAGACTGTGAAATGGTACCGCCCTGATCAGGCAACCCCGGAGCAGAAGGATGCCATTGCCTACCTGGTCCGGACCGGCCCACCGTACGGGGCAGCGGGCAGGAGATTTATCTGGCCGCTCGACTTGGTTACCGCTGATGAAACCAGACAGTTCGGGTACCTTATGGCCCGGATAGACACGGAGCGCTTTGCCGAGCTTGGCGAGATCTGGGCGCATCTCAAGCCGGTCCCGGGGATTGCGGCGCTCTGCGAGATCTCCTACCAGCTGGCAAACAGTTACCGGGCGCTCCACCTTTCAGGCCACTGCTACCGGGACATCTCGGCCGGGAACCTGATGTTTGATCCAAAAACCGGTGATGTACTTATCTGTGATAACGATAACGTGGGCATCAACCGTCAGTCACAAAGCCAGGTCTGGGGGACACTGGAGTATATGGCTCCCGAACTTATCCGTGGGGAGTGCGATCCTTCAACTGAAACCGATCTCCATGCTCTTGCGGTCCTGCTCTTCTATCTGTGGGTCTGGCACCACCCATTCCATGGCGAAATGGAGTACCGGTATCACTGCTGGGATATCCCGGCAAAAAAGCAGGTGTACGGCATTAACCCGGTATTTGTCTTTGACCCGGAGAATACGACAAACCGCCTTCCCTATGATCCGGATTATGCGATTGCCCGCCGCCGCTGGGAACTCTGTCCCCCGGGACTCAAAGCACTCTTTACCCGGGCTTTTACCGAGGGTCTTTCCACTCCGGGCCGTCGGGTTACCGAAGGAGAATGGCAGGGGCTCTTTTCCTCCCTCAAGGACCGGGTGATGCCCTGCCCCCGCTGCCGGGCTGAGAACATTGCCGGGGAAAACGGGGCGGACTTTTCCTGCTGGAACTGCAAAAGCCCGATTCCTCCGCTGCCGTTTCTCCTGATCCGCCGCCCTGGAGGGAATGCCTCTATTGCACTAGCCCTGGGCACTACCCTGCACGCTTATCATACCGACCCGGGAAACAGCAACGGCGGAGGTACTACGGAGATTGGCCGGGTGGTCTCCCATCCGGCAATTCCGGGCGCTGCCGGGATCCGGAACCTCTCCGAAAGTACCTGGAGGGTAACGTTTCCTGATGGGACAATCGCTGCTGTCCCCCCGGGTAAGGCCGTGCCCCTTCACCCGAAAACCTCCATTATCATTGACGGCATATCCTGTACCATCATGCCGCCGGGCCGGGAGACTTCATGA
- a CDS encoding TIGR04013 family B12-binding domain/radical SAM domain-containing protein encodes MQVNWREIPAARNSYAVLSAACAAGGWNLQPVEKPEADVTCYSLTSISVRRYRDEIAGAGCITIAGGPHATACWHEVAEYTDYVVVGEGEYTLPALLADLEAGGSCRIPGVATREGYEPVKSSVRLDAYPAFSEVKGYVEISRGCPFACGYCQTPQIFGHCMRHRSIDEIAKYANRYGQARFVSPNAFAYGSDGIHPRFDKIERLLQKIKKEIFFGTFPSEVRPEFVCEKSLALISEYCTNTKLHFGAQSGSDAVLKRLRRGHTVDDAIAAAELCAVAGITPVIDFIVGFPFETDEDQEATITVIKDLSRIGKIHVHRFIPLPGTDLTGTCARPLLPATEKICGDLAFGGKLTGSWNDPEIRFFKSRSQ; translated from the coding sequence ATGCAGGTAAACTGGAGGGAGATCCCAGCCGCACGGAATTCCTATGCCGTCCTTTCTGCGGCATGCGCGGCAGGAGGCTGGAATCTCCAGCCCGTGGAAAAGCCGGAGGCTGACGTTACCTGTTATTCGCTTACGTCGATAAGCGTGCGGAGATACCGCGACGAGATCGCCGGGGCCGGCTGCATCACGATCGCCGGGGGGCCGCATGCGACAGCCTGCTGGCATGAAGTCGCAGAGTATACCGATTATGTGGTCGTGGGGGAAGGGGAATATACCCTTCCGGCACTCCTTGCCGATCTTGAGGCCGGGGGAAGCTGCAGAATTCCCGGAGTAGCAACCCGGGAGGGATACGAGCCGGTAAAAAGCAGCGTCCGACTCGACGCCTACCCGGCTTTTTCCGAGGTAAAAGGCTACGTGGAGATCTCACGCGGCTGCCCCTTTGCCTGCGGGTACTGCCAGACTCCACAGATCTTCGGACACTGCATGCGGCACCGCTCGATAGACGAGATCGCGAAATATGCCAACCGGTACGGGCAGGCACGGTTTGTTTCCCCCAATGCCTTTGCCTATGGATCGGACGGGATCCACCCGCGTTTTGACAAAATCGAACGCCTCTTACAAAAGATCAAAAAAGAGATCTTTTTTGGGACATTCCCGAGCGAGGTCAGGCCGGAATTTGTCTGCGAAAAGTCACTTGCCCTTATCTCCGAATACTGTACCAATACAAAACTTCACTTTGGCGCCCAGTCGGGGAGTGATGCGGTGCTCAAACGACTCCGCCGGGGACATACCGTGGATGACGCGATTGCGGCAGCAGAACTCTGCGCCGTTGCCGGGATCACCCCGGTGATTGATTTTATTGTCGGATTTCCCTTTGAGACTGACGAAGACCAGGAGGCTACTATTACCGTGATAAAAGATCTCTCGCGGATTGGGAAGATCCATGTCCACCGGTTCATACCGCTCCCCGGAACAGACCTCACCGGAACATGTGCGCGTCCGCTCCTTCCTGCCACAGAAAAAATCTGCGGGGATCTCGCCTTCGGCGGTAAACTGACCGGCTCATGGAACGACCCTGAGATAAGGTTTTTTAAAAGCCGTTCTCAATGA